GCGTTTTTCAAATTATACATTACATCATGAATAATTTCATCTGGAGCATCAAAACCAAATGGAGCTGGATTACCAATATTAAGTTTAATAATATTGTAACCTTCTTCCTCAAGGCGATTAGCCTCATCAAGAACCGGCCCTCTTATATCATAACAAACATTATCTAATTTAATAGATTTTTTAATATTTTTCATTATATGAACCTCCTAAATTAAAATCCTTAAAAAACTAAAAAAAAATGTATATTGAATATTATTCTTCAAAAACTTATATTCTAGTATTCTACAATTGATAAAGATTTCCTCCTTTTTAAGTAATATTTACTCCTCTTATACAATATGCAGGAGAAATTATGCAGGAGATTTATAACTCATATCAAATAATTATAGTAAGAACTTAATAAAGAAAATACTTAGATATAAAGAATGATTAGATAAGAATTAAATTATAATTAATTATAACATAATACATAAGCGGGAGGAAAATAATGGGCTTATACATTTATCGTAAAAAATTATATACTATAATCATAATAAACAGCTATTTACTAATTGTCTTATCAGGTATTCTAACTATACCATTAATCTATTCTATAATACTACAAGAAAGTAAAACTACAAGCTTAGCATTTTTACTAGCAATACTCATTGCATTTGTTCCTGGAATTTTTATGAAATACCATTATAAGTTTTTTTCTAAAAAGAAAAACCTAAACTTAAATATATCTACAAGTATGATGGCAGTTAGTTGTGCCTGGATTTTATCCTCATTTATTGGAGCAATCCCTTTGTTTTTTGGACTTGAATTAACTTTAATCGATGCTCTTTTTGAAGGAGTAAGTGCTTTTACAACTACAGACTTTACTACTCTCAAAAACTTTGACCTTATACCAAAATCTCTTCTTTTATGGCGCGCTTTAATGCAGTGGCTAGGTGGACTTGGTATATTAACATTCTTCCTACTTATAAGTACTCGTTTTGCAGGAAATATGTGGCAGCTTTTTTCTGCTGAAAGTCATAAAGTTAATTCCTCTAGACCAGTACCTAATATATCTAATACCATTAAAATACTATGGACAATATATATTTTATTTACTATAATCCAAAGTATATTACTATTTATCTTTAAAGTACCTTTATTTGATGCAGTTATTCACAGTCTAACAAGTATTTCAACAGGTGGCTTTTCCCATTATGAGAATAGTATAGGGCACTATGCTCTTACTGGTCACCCATATTATCGTCAAATCGAATACATAATAATAGCTTTCATGTTACTGGGTGGAATTAATTTTTTATTACATTACAAAGTGTTAACAGGAAATTTCAAAGCGCCATTGCAAAATACTGAATTCAAAGCCTTTATAAAAATAATAGCTTTCACCACATTACTTATTATGCTAGCTATTATTCTTAATAACAAAGAGCATCTAAAAGACTTGGAAAATTTATTTCGAACAGTCTTATTTCAAGTAGTTTCTATATTAACTACAGCAGGATATGAAACCCAAGAAATTAGCTCGAGTTTTTTTCCAGTAGTAGCAAGACAAGCTTTTCTAATCTTAATGTTAATTGGAGGTAGCGTAGGTTCAACTTCTGGAGGAGTAAAAGTCTTAAGAATAGTTATACTTAAAAGACTTTTTAGTAGAGAAATTAAAAAAACGTATTATCCTCCACATAGCGTTTTACCAGTTACATTAGATCAAAATATTATCGACACAGAAGAAATTTATCGTATTGCAACTATGTTATTTGCGTGGGTACTCGTAATAGTATGTGGTGGATTGATTAGTTCTTTTTTCTCTAATATGGATGCTTTTCAATCCTTATCTGTAATGTTCTCTGCCGTTGGTAATATAGGTCCACATTATGGTGATCCAAATATGGCAGACTTAGCTCCAGTATTAAAGCTAACATATATGATAGCTATGCTAGCAGGAAGACTGGAAATTTTACCATTGTTTATACTCTTCTCTAAGAACACCTGGAAATCTCAATAAGACTAAAAACAAGGAGTGATATCAATGTATATAATAATAGCTGGTGGAGGGATTGTTGGAAGAACAATGGCAAGTAAATTAGTAAAAAAGCATGACGTAATTGTAATTGATACAGATCAACGAACTTGTGAAAGAATATATTCAAACTATGGAGCTATAACTATAAATGCTAACGCTACTCAAATATCTACTTTAAAAGAAGCAGGAATGGAAAAATGCGATGTAGCCCTAGGTGTAATGCGACATGACTCTGATAATCTAGCTTTTTCCCTACTAGCTAAAAACTTTGGTGTAGATAAAATACTTGTACGGATGAGAGAACCAGAATATAAGAGTGCTTATAAATTAGCAGGAGCAAGTAATATTGGATCAACTACTGATATGATTGTAAACAAATTCTTCATGG
The Halanaerobiaceae bacterium ANBcell28 genome window above contains:
- a CDS encoding potassium transporter TrkG, giving the protein MGLYIYRKKLYTIIIINSYLLIVLSGILTIPLIYSIILQESKTTSLAFLLAILIAFVPGIFMKYHYKFFSKKKNLNLNISTSMMAVSCAWILSSFIGAIPLFFGLELTLIDALFEGVSAFTTTDFTTLKNFDLIPKSLLLWRALMQWLGGLGILTFFLLISTRFAGNMWQLFSAESHKVNSSRPVPNISNTIKILWTIYILFTIIQSILLFIFKVPLFDAVIHSLTSISTGGFSHYENSIGHYALTGHPYYRQIEYIIIAFMLLGGINFLLHYKVLTGNFKAPLQNTEFKAFIKIIAFTTLLIMLAIILNNKEHLKDLENLFRTVLFQVVSILTTAGYETQEISSSFFPVVARQAFLILMLIGGSVGSTSGGVKVLRIVILKRLFSREIKKTYYPPHSVLPVTLDQNIIDTEEIYRIATMLFAWVLVIVCGGLISSFFSNMDAFQSLSVMFSAVGNIGPHYGDPNMADLAPVLKLTYMIAMLAGRLEILPLFILFSKNTWKSQ
- a CDS encoding TrkA family potassium uptake protein, giving the protein MYIIIAGGGIVGRTMASKLVKKHDVIVIDTDQRTCERIYSNYGAITINANATQISTLKEAGMEKCDVALGVMRHDSDNLAFSLLAKNFGVDKILVRMREPEYKSAYKLAGASNIGSTTDMIVNKFFMDIEEPEIRKIGSIGDGKAEISIITIPEKAKCAGKSISDIVQNSDFPEDCIIAGIYDQDEDHLIIPGGSKEIHEHNQVFIITSEEKTKIAAKALMK